One Candidatus Ornithobacterium hominis genomic region harbors:
- the gldJ gene encoding gliding motility lipoprotein GldJ, whose product MNNKFIFVLSLVLAFILTSCGNKSGVKSGGGTKNYTSRTGWKPNDKKGWFFTGDKKKEKASEGMVYVEGGTFTMGQVKTDVMRDWNNTPRRMQVRSFYLADTEVTNYDYKEYMSWISYVFPSSDPNNENINKGILPDTLVWGNKLSRNEIFINEYLRNPSFNYYPVVGVTWLQAQRYCDWLTDRANEKAMMEKGYLSKDLYLNPDVNFGANHFNTEKFQQDPDNVFQGDGVIDTAKIMKEIKVKNANPRINYRSTMNASLVPKFRLPTEAEWEYAALALPADRVYNQYEGKPIAGEDLRHSKGRKRGDFMVNFKQGRGDYSGIGGWGNDGSAITSDVKEYPSNEFGLYGMLGNVAEWTADVYRPIIDDDANDFNYYRGNIYTRKIPNGTGGYETVQEGAIEYDTLSNGQLLAKALPGSYRTEMIEDARDYNDGDYRSSLDVGKAGTNPDNTNADMYNSPVRNFRMTDDGRVILDKDSKERTSDISKELRVVKGGSWRDDIYWLDPGQRRYMHEASSAAWVGFRVAQDYTGPMKSNKNRSKRGIK is encoded by the coding sequence ATGAATAATAAATTCATTTTTGTTTTAAGTTTGGTGTTGGCCTTTATCCTCACTTCTTGTGGCAATAAGAGTGGTGTGAAAAGTGGCGGAGGCACCAAAAATTACACAAGCCGAACAGGATGGAAGCCTAATGATAAAAAAGGGTGGTTTTTTACTGGCGACAAGAAAAAAGAAAAAGCTTCTGAAGGGATGGTTTATGTAGAAGGAGGAACCTTCACAATGGGGCAAGTAAAAACCGATGTCATGCGAGATTGGAATAACACGCCTAGACGTATGCAAGTGAGATCATTTTACTTGGCTGATACAGAGGTGACTAACTATGATTACAAAGAATACATGTCTTGGATTTCTTACGTGTTCCCTAGTAGCGACCCCAATAATGAAAACATTAATAAAGGTATATTACCAGATACGCTAGTGTGGGGGAATAAATTAAGCAGAAATGAAATTTTCATCAATGAATATTTGAGAAATCCTTCATTTAACTATTACCCCGTGGTAGGCGTTACATGGTTGCAGGCTCAAAGATACTGCGATTGGTTGACTGATAGGGCTAACGAAAAAGCAATGATGGAAAAAGGATACCTGAGTAAAGATTTATATTTAAACCCAGATGTAAATTTTGGGGCAAATCATTTCAACACAGAGAAATTTCAACAAGATCCAGATAATGTTTTCCAAGGAGATGGCGTGATTGATACGGCCAAAATTATGAAAGAAATTAAAGTGAAAAATGCAAATCCACGAATCAATTATCGTTCAACGATGAATGCAAGCTTAGTCCCTAAATTTAGATTACCGACCGAAGCAGAATGGGAATACGCTGCTTTAGCTTTACCAGCAGACCGCGTTTACAATCAATACGAAGGTAAGCCAATTGCAGGAGAAGATTTGAGACACTCTAAGGGGAGAAAACGTGGCGATTTCATGGTCAATTTTAAGCAAGGGAGAGGCGATTACTCTGGCATCGGAGGATGGGGCAACGATGGCTCAGCTATCACTAGCGATGTGAAAGAATACCCGTCAAACGAATTTGGATTATACGGAATGCTAGGCAATGTAGCTGAATGGACAGCAGATGTTTATCGTCCCATTATAGATGATGATGCTAACGATTTTAATTACTATAGAGGTAACATTTACACTAGAAAAATCCCGAATGGAACAGGTGGTTATGAAACCGTACAAGAAGGAGCTATAGAATATGATACGCTGAGCAATGGTCAATTATTAGCCAAGGCCTTGCCAGGTTCTTACCGCACAGAAATGATAGAAGACGCTAGAGATTATAATGATGGAGACTATCGTTCTTCATTAGACGTCGGTAAAGCAGGAACAAATCCAGATAATACCAATGCCGATATGTACAATTCACCAGTGAGAAACTTTAGAATGACCGACGATGGACGTGTGATTTTAGATAAAGACTCCAAAGAAAGAACCTCCGATATCAGCAAAGAATTGCGTGTAGTAAAAGGTGGCTCTTGGAGAGATGACATCTACTGGCTAGATCCAGGACAAAGAAGATACATGCACGAGGCAAGTTCTGCAGCTTGGGTTGGTTTCCGTGTCGCTCAAGATTATACTGGGCCAATGAAATCAAACAAAAATAGAAGCAAAAGAGGTATTAAATAA
- the porV gene encoding type IX secretion system outer membrane channel protein PorV has translation MTQNKFLLFLFLGGMLWGQAQTIRPVRTGAPFLRISPDARAGGLGDMGVATSADVFSQYWNPSKYVFSEEHSGVGISYTPYLSKITNDVFLMNAAFHTYLGENERSALGASIYYFNIGQVDLTQWVAGKIQDLGVAKPNEFSFDLSYSLKLSDQFGMGVTGRYIRSDLFNNDQNANTSAANSFAVDLSALYQSYPFKLGDLDSKMRLGINISNIGPKLDYYESEDYQNFLPTNLRMGGVLDLNLDDANRLSIGTEINKLLVPTPSIPVDANSDGIADYYTVKDEGVISGIFSSLSDAPDGFSEELKEFTWALSGEYVFQDAFAFRAGYFHESEVKGARQYATLGAGLKYNAFSIDFSYLFPTNDINNALQNTLRFALTWNFGGKTFNSNY, from the coding sequence ATGACTCAAAACAAATTTTTATTGTTTCTTTTCCTTGGCGGGATGCTTTGGGGGCAGGCTCAGACTATTCGCCCGGTACGCACGGGGGCTCCTTTTCTTAGAATTTCTCCCGATGCTCGTGCGGGTGGTTTAGGTGATATGGGGGTTGCTACTTCTGCTGATGTTTTTTCTCAGTATTGGAATCCTTCCAAATATGTTTTTTCAGAGGAACATTCTGGCGTGGGAATTTCCTATACGCCTTATCTTAGTAAAATTACTAATGATGTTTTCTTGATGAATGCAGCGTTTCATACTTACTTGGGCGAAAACGAAAGAAGTGCTTTGGGAGCTAGTATTTATTATTTCAACATAGGCCAAGTTGATTTGACGCAATGGGTTGCTGGTAAAATTCAAGATTTGGGAGTAGCCAAACCTAATGAGTTCTCTTTTGATTTATCTTACTCTTTGAAGTTATCTGACCAATTCGGCATGGGGGTAACGGGCAGGTACATCCGCTCTGATTTGTTTAATAATGACCAAAATGCCAACACCTCAGCAGCTAATTCATTCGCTGTGGATTTGAGTGCTTTGTACCAAAGCTATCCGTTTAAACTCGGTGATTTAGATAGTAAAATGCGTTTAGGTATTAATATCAGCAATATTGGGCCAAAGCTAGACTATTATGAATCAGAGGATTACCAAAATTTCTTACCAACTAATCTAAGAATGGGTGGTGTTTTAGATTTAAACCTCGATGATGCTAACAGATTGAGCATTGGGACTGAAATCAATAAACTACTTGTGCCAACGCCTAGCATTCCAGTAGATGCTAATAGTGATGGTATTGCCGACTATTACACTGTGAAAGATGAAGGCGTTATTTCAGGAATCTTTAGCTCACTGAGCGATGCTCCCGATGGATTCTCAGAAGAATTGAAAGAATTCACTTGGGCATTGAGCGGTGAATATGTTTTTCAAGACGCTTTTGCATTCCGTGCAGGGTATTTCCACGAGAGCGAAGTGAAAGGTGCGCGACAATACGCAACTTTGGGTGCGGGGCTAAAGTACAATGCCTTTAGTATTGATTTTTCTTATTTATTCCCGACCAATGACATCAACAACGCGCTTCAAAATACGCTAAGATTTGCTTTAACTTGGAATTTTGGTGGAAAAACTTTTAATAGTAATTACTGA
- a CDS encoding mechanosensitive ion channel family protein: MELNASNVHVDLILKSLYSYWAQFLEQVPGIILGLIIIILGYQISIRLGELAKKRISHNTTDPLMSKLLGNIIKGLIFIFAVIWALKAAGLNSITNFLFTTLGASAIIVGLSFKDIGGNFLSGIILAFNRPFNVNDTVKIGENFGQIKSLEFLYTKITTYDGRDVFLPNSDVIRNPVINYTDDGFFRCDFQVEVLPMADLEDVKRIIREILKSEPDVVENHTHTSFVAEKELLRSNVILGVYFWVSTNEFRKSSLIAKGKVVQKVKDALWAKNYLPKPYQVLGWSSDENNVSVQLKNPL; the protein is encoded by the coding sequence ATGGAGTTGAATGCAAGTAATGTTCATGTTGATTTAATTCTAAAAAGTTTATACAGCTACTGGGCGCAATTCTTGGAACAAGTGCCAGGTATTATATTGGGTTTAATCATTATAATCTTAGGATACCAAATTTCAATCAGGTTAGGGGAATTGGCAAAAAAAAGAATATCTCACAATACTACAGACCCATTGATGAGCAAACTTTTAGGGAATATCATCAAAGGGCTGATTTTTATTTTCGCAGTCATTTGGGCATTAAAGGCTGCGGGGCTGAATTCCATTACCAATTTTTTATTCACCACACTGGGGGCCAGTGCCATCATTGTAGGTTTATCATTCAAAGATATTGGTGGGAATTTTTTATCGGGAATAATTTTAGCTTTCAACCGCCCTTTCAATGTAAATGATACGGTGAAAATCGGTGAAAATTTTGGGCAGATAAAGTCTTTAGAATTTCTTTATACCAAAATAACGACATATGATGGGCGAGATGTCTTTTTGCCCAATAGTGATGTAATTAGAAACCCCGTGATAAACTATACGGATGACGGATTCTTCCGTTGCGACTTCCAGGTAGAAGTTTTGCCCATGGCAGATTTAGAAGATGTGAAAAGAATCATTCGTGAAATCTTGAAATCAGAACCAGATGTGGTGGAGAATCATACGCACACTTCCTTTGTTGCAGAGAAAGAATTACTGCGAAGCAACGTTATTTTAGGAGTTTACTTTTGGGTCAGTACAAACGAGTTTCGTAAATCATCTCTCATAGCTAAAGGAAAAGTGGTGCAAAAAGTAAAAGATGCGCTCTGGGCCAAAAACTATTTGCCAAAACCATACCAAGTCTTGGGCTGGAGTAGTGATGAGAATAATGTTTCTGTTCAGCTGAAAAATCCTTTGTAA